The Phormidium ambiguum IAM M-71 genome contains the following window.
GAAGCTAACTTGCGCCGCGCCAATCTCAGCGGTGCTAAATTAATTGATGCACCAATGAGTCGAGCTAACTTAATTAATGCTGTCCTCAGTGGAGCAATTTTAGAGGGAGCAAACTTAACTAATGCAATTCTCAGCGGCGCTAACTTAGAAAAAGCTAAATTGGTACAAGCTATTCTCAACGGAGCAGTTTTAGAAAGAGTTAACTTAAGTGGAGCAGATTTAAGTCGCGCTAAAATGACTGGTTGCAATTTAGCTGGCGCAAATTTAAGCAACACTAATATGAGAAGTGTCAGCGTTAGTTGGTCAACTTTGCGCGGTGTTAATTTACAAGGAGCCAATCTTTACCGCGCTAAACTCACTTGGTCTAATATGACAGGAGCTATTTTACGAGGGGCAATTATGATTGATGCTAATATCAATCGAGCTAATCTAAAAAAT
Protein-coding sequences here:
- a CDS encoding pentapeptide repeat-containing protein, translating into MNAEELLERYAANEREFLDLDLHGISLIGVDLSEINLRGSDLSEANLTGASLVGANLREANLKGAILRANLCEANLIAANLIGADLSAANLIGASLRTAQLEDSKLMGANLSEANLSEANLRRANLSGAKLIDAPMSRANLINAVLSGAILEGANLTNAILSGANLEKAKLVQAILNGAVLERVNLSGADLSRAKMTGCNLAGANLSNTNMRSVSVSWSTLRGVNLQGANLYRAKLTWSNMTGAILRGAIMIDANINRANLKNAELDGAIMPDGRTYE